A section of the Campylobacter lanienae NCTC 13004 genome encodes:
- the ffh gene encoding signal recognition particle protein, which produces MFELIGESLKSAVNKLKFVDDEKALKNALDTLKKSLLKADVYHKVTKELVSLVESDMRSGTIGQKQFLDSIKSNLTNILTAPNDGNKGSGFVFASNPPTIVLMAGLQGGGKTTTTIKLANYLKSRKKRVLVAAADLQRLAAVEQLRQLCSANDIELFSIDGENNPINVAKEALKKAKDGLYDVLLVDTAGRLAIDEALMNELKEIKSALNPHEIFYVADAMSGQDGVRTAASFNEALGITGVILSKFDADTKGGVAIGIAHQVGIPLRFVGVGEKVADLESFIPDRIVGRILGEGDLATLAEKASTIIDEKEAKKLNKKIKKGEFNFNDFITQLESVKKLGSMKSLIGMIPGLGNMANQLKDIDLDNSDQIKHIKAMISSMTPKERENPDLLNNARKRRIAAGAGLDQITVNRFLKQFSSAAKLAKKFSNKDSMKGFASMMANANRPR; this is translated from the coding sequence GTGTTTGAACTTATAGGCGAATCGCTAAAATCGGCTGTAAATAAACTGAAATTTGTTGATGATGAAAAGGCTTTGAAAAATGCGCTAGATACGCTTAAAAAGTCACTATTAAAAGCCGATGTCTATCATAAGGTTACTAAGGAGTTAGTATCTCTTGTAGAATCAGATATGAGAAGTGGCACTATAGGTCAAAAGCAATTTTTAGATAGTATAAAATCAAATTTAACCAATATATTAACCGCTCCAAATGATGGAAACAAAGGCAGTGGCTTTGTTTTTGCCTCTAATCCTCCAACTATTGTATTAATGGCCGGCTTGCAAGGTGGCGGTAAAACCACAACTACTATTAAACTTGCAAATTATCTAAAATCAAGGAAAAAGCGTGTATTAGTTGCTGCTGCTGACTTACAGCGATTAGCAGCGGTTGAGCAGCTTAGACAGCTTTGTAGCGCTAATGATATTGAGCTATTTAGCATTGATGGAGAGAACAACCCTATAAATGTAGCTAAAGAAGCACTCAAAAAAGCCAAAGATGGTCTTTATGATGTGCTTTTAGTCGATACTGCTGGGCGACTAGCGATTGATGAGGCTTTGATGAATGAGTTAAAAGAGATTAAATCGGCCTTAAATCCGCACGAAATATTCTATGTAGCTGATGCGATGAGTGGTCAAGATGGTGTTCGCACGGCTGCTAGCTTTAATGAAGCGTTGGGAATCACTGGAGTAATTTTAAGTAAATTTGATGCTGATACAAAAGGCGGAGTGGCGATAGGCATAGCTCATCAGGTTGGAATTCCGCTTAGATTTGTAGGTGTTGGTGAGAAAGTAGCCGATCTTGAGAGTTTTATCCCTGATAGAATTGTGGGTAGAATTTTAGGCGAGGGCGACCTTGCTACCTTAGCTGAAAAAGCATCAACAATAATTGATGAAAAAGAGGCTAAAAAGCTAAATAAAAAGATCAAAAAAGGTGAATTTAACTTCAATGACTTTATCACTCAACTTGAGAGTGTTAAAAAGCTTGGAAGTATGAAGAGTCTAATAGGCATGATACCGGGGCTTGGAAATATGGCTAATCAATTAAAAGATATAGATTTAGATAATTCTGATCAGATCAAACATATCAAAGCTATGATTAGCTCAATGACTCCAAAAGAGAGAGAAAATCCAGATCTTTTAAATAATGCTAGAAAACGCAGAATAGCCGCTGGTGCGGGATTGGATCAGATAACTGTTAATAGATTTTTAAAGCAATTTAGTAGTGCAGCCAAGCTAGCTAAGAAATTCTCTAATAAAGATAGTATGAAAGGTTTTGCATCTATGATGGCAAACGCAAATCGCCCTAGATAA
- the rpsP gene encoding 30S ribosomal protein S16, whose protein sequence is MATVVRLTRMGRKKRPFYRIVVTDSRKRRDSGWIESIGYYNPMVEPEVIKFDAQRLAYWKSVGAKLSDRVAQITK, encoded by the coding sequence ATGGCAACAGTAGTTAGACTAACAAGAATGGGACGCAAAAAAAGACCATTTTATCGCATTGTGGTAACTGATAGCAGAAAAAGAAGAGATAGTGGCTGGATTGAGAGCATTGGGTATTATAATCCGATGGTAGAACCAGAAGTGATTAAATTTGATGCCCAAAGACTTGCATATTGGAAAAGCGTAGGTGCCAAACTAAGCGATAGAGTCGCTCAAATTACAAAATAA
- a CDS encoding KH domain-containing protein has protein sequence MVEEFLKEYAKLISDSPEIIRTERINLGENFDEIIIYASKADTGKLIGKDGKMINAIKTIVIGYKAKDPTSYRITVKAIEE, from the coding sequence ATGGTAGAAGAATTTTTAAAAGAGTATGCTAAGCTTATAAGTGATTCGCCTGAGATTATTCGCACTGAGCGGATAAATCTTGGTGAAAATTTTGATGAGATTATCATTTATGCTAGCAAAGCTGATACTGGCAAATTAATCGGCAAAGATGGTAAAATGATAAACGCTATCAAAACTATAGTTATAGGCTATAAAGCCAAAGATCCAACTTCATATAGAATTACGGTAAAAGCTATTGAAGAGTGA
- the rimM gene encoding ribosome maturation factor RimM (Essential for efficient processing of 16S rRNA), translated as MKSDLVEVCLLGKTVGLKGSLRLHNRSDFIEQYKKGAKFYDKFGNIFSIKSYEPSNSLVIFDGFDSIEKAKELVNRTLYRTIEDTKKSCKLKKDEYFYFDIIDSDIYESGVLLGKIDDILEVGAGYLLSVKTDKSILSQKLAKQFYIPYQDNFIIKVDTNSKKIDVKNSMDILLNS; from the coding sequence TTGAAGAGTGATTTGGTAGAGGTTTGCTTGCTTGGCAAAACTGTGGGTTTAAAGGGCTCTTTGAGACTTCATAATCGTAGCGATTTTATAGAACAATACAAAAAAGGTGCTAAATTTTATGATAAATTTGGCAATATATTTTCTATTAAAAGTTATGAGCCATCAAATTCTCTTGTGATATTTGACGGATTTGATAGTATTGAAAAGGCAAAAGAGCTTGTAAATAGAACTTTATATCGGACAATTGAAGATACCAAAAAGAGTTGTAAGCTTAAAAAAGATGAGTATTTTTACTTTGATATTATAGATTCTGATATTTATGAGAGTGGGGTTTTGCTTGGTAAAATAGATGATATTTTAGAGGTTGGTGCTGGATATTTATTGAGCGTGAAAACTGATAAAAGCATACTTTCACAAAAATTAGCAAAGCAGTTTTATATCCCTTATCAAGATAATTTTATCATCAAAGTTGATACCAATAGTAAAAAAATCGATGTTAAAAACTCTATGGATATACTGCTTAATTCTTAA
- the trmD gene encoding tRNA (guanosine(37)-N1)-methyltransferase TrmD codes for MKFNFITLFPNLVSPYFSDSILGRATQKGIIEINYINPRNYTKQKHKKVDDYMIGGGAGLLMSAQPLCDAIDELGDTHIIYLTPVGKKFNQNDAKRLANLSNITFICGRYEGIDERVIENKVNEVFSIGDFVLTGGELAAMSLCDAISRNIPGVLGNINSLDIESFESGILEAPSFTKPNIFDGLSVPSAFLKGNHSIIIALKNHMALCKTRFFRPDLYQLLNRQNFKEKR; via the coding sequence ATGAAATTTAATTTTATAACTCTATTTCCAAATTTAGTATCACCATACTTTAGTGATTCTATACTTGGCAGAGCAACTCAAAAAGGTATTATAGAGATTAATTATATCAATCCTCGCAATTACACAAAGCAAAAACACAAAAAAGTTGATGATTATATGATTGGTGGTGGTGCTGGACTTTTGATGAGTGCGCAGCCGCTTTGTGATGCTATTGATGAGCTTGGAGATACGCATATCATCTATCTGACGCCCGTTGGTAAAAAATTCAATCAAAATGATGCAAAAAGATTAGCGAATTTGAGTAATATTACATTTATTTGTGGTAGATATGAGGGTATTGATGAGCGTGTGATTGAAAATAAGGTAAATGAGGTTTTTAGTATTGGGGATTTTGTTTTAACCGGTGGAGAGTTGGCTGCTATGAGCCTTTGTGATGCTATTAGTCGCAATATTCCTGGTGTTTTGGGTAATATTAACTCTTTGGATATTGAGAGTTTTGAGAGTGGAATTTTAGAAGCTCCTAGCTTTACAAAGCCAAATATTTTTGATGGTTTGTCTGTCCCTTCAGCTTTTTTAAAGGGTAATCATAGTATAATCATCGCTCTAAAAAATCATATGGCGCTTTGCAAAACTCGGTTTTTTCGCCCTGATTTGTATCAACTCTTAAATCGCCAAAACTTTAAGGAAAAAAGATGA
- the rplS gene encoding 50S ribosomal protein L19, whose amino-acid sequence MRNKYIEAFENAQIATKSVPDFRAGDTLRIAIHIKEGDKSRIQNFEGVCIARRGSGTGETFIIRKIGANSVGVERIFPIYSDSLESITVLRKGRVRRSKLFYLRDRRGKAARIKELKK is encoded by the coding sequence ATGAGAAATAAATATATTGAAGCATTTGAAAATGCTCAAATTGCGACTAAGTCTGTGCCTGACTTTCGTGCTGGTGATACTTTGAGAATTGCTATTCACATCAAGGAAGGCGACAAAAGCAGAATTCAAAATTTTGAAGGCGTTTGTATAGCTCGCCGTGGTAGCGGTACTGGTGAGACTTTTATAATTCGCAAAATCGGTGCTAATAGCGTAGGTGTAGAGAGAATTTTCCCTATTTATAGTGATAGCTTAGAGAGTATCACAGTTTTACGCAAAGGTCGTGTAAGACGCTCTAAACTATTTTATCTACGAGATAGACGCGGTAAAGCTGCTAGAATTAAAGAGCTTAAAAAATAG
- a CDS encoding cupin has protein sequence MEKIIFNFDIFDGVKSAMLCETEFSKEIRITMSKDSIMKEHKAPSAIIVQVLRGEIEFEMSGEILVMGELDMVTLPALKPHSLKALKDSIIRLSLSKSDSHTRVFRAINN, from the coding sequence ATGGAAAAAATTATCTTTAACTTTGATATATTTGATGGTGTGAAAAGTGCTATGCTTTGTGAAACTGAATTTAGCAAAGAGATTCGCATTACAATGTCTAAAGACTCCATTATGAAAGAACATAAAGCACCAAGTGCTATAATCGTTCAAGTCCTGCGTGGAGAGATAGAATTTGAGATGAGTGGGGAGATTTTGGTAATGGGTGAATTGGACATGGTGACTTTACCGGCTTTGAAGCCACACTCTCTAAAAGCCTTAAAAGACTCTATAATCAGGCTTAGTCTATCTAAATCTGATAGCCACACAAGAGTATTTAGAGCTATCAATAATTAA
- the efeO gene encoding iron uptake system protein EfeO codes for MQFKKITLGLSALMLGSSLYGAVDLSKEANEYRSYVIDQIDKLLDSTEQFVGYLKSGDTQNAKKLYPLARMYYERSEPIAESFGELDPKIDARLADLEEDGKNESDWTGFHKIEKILWVDNTTKGSEATADKLLADIKELRAKVPTVKVDAELMLTGAVDLLNEVSTSKITGEEDIFSKTDLYDFKANIQGAQKIYEILKSHLVKKDPKLAKDIEVQFANVNNLLEKHNKSKDGYEYIGYDKLSKSDIKELAEAVNKLGEPLSKMGVILD; via the coding sequence ATGCAATTTAAAAAAATCACTCTTGGCTTATCAGCTTTGATGCTAGGAAGTAGTCTATATGGCGCAGTTGATCTATCAAAAGAGGCAAATGAGTATAGATCTTATGTTATCGATCAAATAGACAAACTCTTAGATAGCACTGAGCAATTTGTAGGATATCTAAAATCTGGCGATACTCAAAATGCCAAAAAACTCTATCCATTAGCTAGAATGTATTATGAGCGTTCAGAGCCGATAGCAGAGAGTTTCGGGGAGCTTGATCCTAAGATAGATGCTCGTTTAGCTGATTTAGAAGAAGATGGCAAAAATGAGAGTGATTGGACTGGGTTTCATAAAATTGAGAAAATTTTATGGGTAGATAACACTACAAAAGGTAGCGAAGCAACAGCAGATAAGTTGCTAGCAGATATCAAAGAGCTAAGAGCTAAGGTGCCAACTGTCAAAGTGGATGCAGAGTTAATGCTAACTGGCGCAGTGGATCTACTAAATGAGGTATCAACTAGCAAGATAACAGGCGAAGAAGATATCTTTTCTAAAACCGATCTTTATGATTTTAAAGCCAATATTCAAGGGGCACAGAAGATCTATGAAATTTTAAAATCTCATCTAGTAAAAAAAGATCCTAAATTAGCAAAGGATATCGAAGTTCAATTTGCTAATGTAAATAATCTATTAGAAAAACACAATAAAAGCAAAGATGGATATGAATACATAGGCTATGATAAATTATCAAAATCTGATATAAAAGAGTTAGCAGAAGCGGTCAATAAACTAGGTGAGCCATTGTCAAAAATGGGTGTAATCTTAGATTAA
- a CDS encoding Dyp-type peroxidase — MNFNRRSFIGRTLALGLGASTLSASQVLNPRIKSDENDIYPFYGKHQQGIATNIQKHIYFMVLDLHTNSIEEIKEMFKIWTIYSAKLTAGENVSKYSSNKFIPTLDTGEADSLGSYGLTLTFGVSASFFDKLGLDKLKPKELKDLPHFPRDQIRAEFSGGDICIQACSDDPQVAFHAVRNLVRVARLQVTMKWSQMGFNSFMNSDTPRNLFGFKDGTINPKGDELDKVVWIKGGAFDGGTYMAVRKIQMHLETWDRTHLKGQNDTFGRFRDSGAPYGGKAEFDEADIGSNTPLPADSHVFLSKSADTKILRRSYSYASGVEPKTNQFDAGLLFISFQKTPEQFIKIQNALGNVDRMNEYITHIGSGLFICFGGVSGDGDYLGRSILG, encoded by the coding sequence ATGAATTTCAATCGCCGTAGTTTTATCGGGAGAACTTTAGCGCTTGGACTTGGAGCTAGCACGCTTAGTGCTAGTCAAGTCTTAAATCCACGCATCAAATCAGATGAAAATGATATATATCCATTTTATGGAAAGCACCAACAAGGTATCGCTACTAATATTCAAAAGCATATATATTTTATGGTTTTGGATTTACATACTAACTCTATTGAAGAGATTAAAGAGATGTTTAAAATTTGGACTATCTATTCAGCGAAATTAACAGCTGGAGAGAATGTCAGCAAATATAGTAGCAATAAATTTATCCCTACTTTAGATACTGGAGAGGCTGATTCTTTAGGGAGTTATGGGCTTACTTTAACCTTTGGTGTGAGTGCGTCGTTTTTTGATAAGCTTGGCTTAGATAAGCTAAAGCCAAAAGAGCTTAAAGATCTGCCGCATTTTCCAAGGGATCAGATTAGGGCTGAGTTTAGTGGTGGAGATATATGCATACAAGCATGTAGCGATGATCCGCAAGTGGCCTTTCATGCGGTGCGTAATCTAGTGCGTGTAGCAAGACTTCAAGTTACTATGAAGTGGTCACAAATGGGCTTTAACTCATTTATGAATAGCGACACCCCACGCAATCTTTTTGGCTTTAAAGATGGTACAATTAATCCTAAGGGCGATGAGCTTGATAAGGTAGTTTGGATAAAAGGTGGAGCATTTGATGGTGGGACCTATATGGCAGTAAGAAAGATACAAATGCACTTAGAGACTTGGGATAGGACTCATCTAAAAGGTCAAAATGATACCTTTGGTAGATTTAGAGATAGCGGTGCGCCGTATGGTGGTAAGGCTGAATTTGATGAAGCTGATATAGGCTCAAATACTCCATTGCCAGCTGATTCTCATGTGTTTTTATCTAAAAGTGCAGATACTAAGATACTTAGGCGTTCATACTCTTATGCTAGTGGCGTAGAGCCTAAGACTAATCAGTTTGATGCGGGGCTTTTGTTTATCTCATTTCAAAAAACTCCAGAGCAGTTTATAAAGATACAAAATGCTTTAGGAAATGTAGATAGGATGAATGAGTATATCACGCATATAGGTTCAGGGCTTTTTATCTGTTTTGGTGGTGTGAGTGGCGATGGGGATTATCTTGGTAGATCGATTTTGGGGTAA
- a CDS encoding FTR1 family iron permease, with protein sequence MFRACFVILSLLFTLSLEASMSPFFIGISDALSAVKSGDSKLAKDIMIKFEKDFNALNINTALSDDVKQRLKDVLNEANVENLESLSSALIALEKEQNPIDYEAKRVKFKQKVMPLYKQLTKVTQDRDFEQIPAIFKRFYDSWQRNERVVGDLSPWHYGKIETSMALYRMAMVSEPRDAATMDIQIVEIGEFLDDFLAGNTKQIEANGDTLEELKRNLALLESTKELIGVDNAKAKGNILSVITNWPLFEGEIRTRDANLYNRIESLLPQIAADIDSKSSINTLNKLIDDINSLDFNANYNAYDVAIVLIREGVEALLIVIALLAVVKSGSLKRAKAHILGGAGVGIVASILGAVALSYLFPLATAGTNREILEGVVGILAVVVMIFVVAWLHSKSSLAAWKAYIAKQINRATSSGSVFWFGLLSFLAVFREGAETILFYAGMLPKVEMSSFISGIVGALVILALIAYFMNFITSKIAMHNIFKLMSLLLYALGFKILGISVHTLQLTNIVPNSIIPSIPSISFIGFYNTFEGVIIQISYILSVIILAYLMGKKAV encoded by the coding sequence ATGTTTAGAGCTTGTTTTGTGATTTTATCTTTGCTTTTTACTTTAAGCTTAGAGGCGAGTATGAGTCCATTTTTTATAGGGATTTCAGACGCTTTGAGTGCGGTTAAAAGTGGTGATAGCAAATTAGCAAAAGATATAATGATTAAATTCGAAAAAGATTTCAACGCTCTTAATATCAACACAGCCTTATCAGATGATGTCAAACAGAGATTAAAAGATGTTTTAAATGAAGCTAATGTTGAGAATTTAGAGAGCTTATCTAGTGCGTTGATTGCCCTTGAAAAGGAGCAAAACCCCATAGATTATGAAGCCAAAAGAGTAAAATTCAAACAGAAGGTAATGCCACTATATAAGCAACTAACAAAGGTTACTCAAGATAGAGATTTTGAGCAAATTCCAGCTATTTTTAAAAGATTTTATGATTCTTGGCAGAGAAATGAGCGAGTAGTGGGGGATTTAAGTCCTTGGCATTATGGCAAGATAGAGACTTCAATGGCACTATATAGGATGGCGATGGTAAGCGAGCCTAGAGATGCGGCCACTATGGATATACAAATTGTAGAGATAGGGGAGTTTTTAGATGATTTTCTAGCTGGTAATACTAAACAGATAGAAGCTAATGGTGATACATTAGAGGAGCTTAAGAGAAATTTGGCCTTGCTTGAGAGTACAAAGGAGTTAATCGGTGTTGATAATGCTAAGGCAAAGGGTAATATTTTAAGCGTTATAACAAATTGGCCGCTTTTTGAAGGTGAGATTAGGACTAGAGATGCGAATTTGTATAATAGGATTGAGAGTTTATTGCCACAAATCGCAGCTGATATAGACTCTAAAAGCTCTATAAATACGCTTAATAAACTGATAGATGATATAAATTCATTAGATTTTAATGCTAATTATAATGCTTATGATGTTGCTATCGTGCTTATTAGAGAAGGCGTTGAGGCTTTGCTTATAGTAATAGCGCTTTTGGCTGTTGTTAAAAGCGGTAGTTTAAAAAGAGCCAAGGCTCATATATTAGGCGGTGCTGGCGTTGGTATCGTAGCTAGTATATTGGGTGCGGTGGCTTTGAGTTATCTATTTCCTTTAGCGACTGCTGGGACAAATAGAGAGATTTTAGAAGGTGTAGTCGGGATATTGGCTGTAGTTGTGATGATATTTGTAGTAGCTTGGCTACACTCCAAAAGCAGCCTTGCAGCGTGGAAGGCCTATATAGCTAAGCAGATTAATAGAGCTACTTCGAGTGGTAGTGTGTTTTGGTTTGGATTGTTATCATTTTTGGCTGTTTTTAGAGAGGGTGCTGAGACTATACTATTTTATGCTGGGATGTTGCCAAAGGTTGAAATGTCAAGCTTTATAAGCGGTATAGTTGGGGCTTTGGTGATTTTGGCTTTGATAGCTTATTTTATGAATTTCATTACTTCTAAAATTGCTATGCATAATATTTTTAAGCTTATGAGCCTATTGCTTTATGCGCTTGGGTTTAAAATTTTAGGTATTAGCGTTCATACCTTACAACTTACAAATATAGTGCCAAATAGCATTATACCTAGCATTCCTAGCATTTCATTTATCGGATTTTACAACACATTTGAAGGGGTTATTATACAAATTAGCTATATATTATCTGTGATAATTTTGGCTTATCTAATGGGCAAAAAGGCCGTTTGA